In Moorella sp. Hama-1, a single genomic region encodes these proteins:
- a CDS encoding YqzL family protein yields the protein MFLSAEFFWRLFERTGSITAYILYRRMVLQ from the coding sequence GTGTTCCTGTCGGCGGAGTTCTTTTGGAGGCTTTTTGAAAGAACAGGCTCCATCACTGCCTACATCCTCTATAGGCGGATGGTACTGCAGTAG
- the thrS gene encoding threonine--tRNA ligase, producing the protein MHVTLPDGSVKDYAPGTTALAVARDISPRLAREALAARVNGEVWDLTRPLPEECQLEILTFDDEGGRLTYRHTASHVLAQAVKHLFPGTELGIGPAITDGFYYDFDSEHKFTPEDLAAIEAEMQRIIKADLPLERREVSREEALELFRRQGEHYKVELINDLPAGVPISTYRQGDFLDLCAGPHLPSTGYLKAVKLTSLAGAYWRGSEANPMLQRIYGTAFPKAKDLEEYLHRLEEARKRDHRRLGAQLGLFSLHEEGPGFPFFHPKGMIIRNELEQFWREEHRRAGYLEIRTPVILSRSLWEQSGHWEHYRENMYFTKIDDVDYAIKPMNCPGAILVYKSEQHSYRDLPLRLAELGLVHRHEKSGVLHGLMRVRAFTQDDSHIFMLPSQITGEIQGVIDLVDRFYHLFGFKYHVELSTRPDNAMGSAEIWETATSALRQALEAQGMPYAVNEGDGAFYGPKIDFHLEDSLGRTWQCGTIQLDFLMPEKFDLNYTAADGQKHRPVMIHRVVFGSIERFIGILIEHYGGAFPVWLAPVQARVLPITDRHNEYAYKVKDELVRAGIRAEVNDRNDKIGYKIRAAQVEQIPYMLVVGDKEAAKGTVAVRERRAGDTGSEPVAAFAARVVREIRERR; encoded by the coding sequence ATGCACGTAACCCTACCCGATGGTAGCGTCAAGGATTACGCCCCCGGCACCACGGCCCTGGCGGTGGCCCGGGACATCTCGCCCCGCCTCGCCCGGGAGGCCCTGGCGGCGCGGGTCAACGGTGAGGTCTGGGACCTGACCCGGCCCCTGCCGGAGGAATGTCAACTGGAGATCCTTACCTTTGACGATGAAGGCGGGCGCCTGACCTACCGCCACACAGCATCCCACGTCCTGGCCCAGGCCGTCAAGCACCTCTTCCCCGGTACCGAGCTGGGCATCGGCCCGGCTATCACCGACGGGTTTTATTACGACTTTGATAGCGAGCATAAATTTACCCCCGAAGACCTGGCCGCTATCGAGGCCGAGATGCAGAGGATCATCAAAGCCGACCTGCCCCTGGAACGGCGGGAGGTGAGCCGGGAGGAGGCCCTGGAGCTTTTCCGGCGGCAGGGTGAGCACTACAAGGTTGAGCTAATCAACGACCTGCCGGCAGGGGTGCCCATCAGCACCTATCGCCAGGGCGATTTCCTTGACCTTTGCGCCGGCCCCCACCTGCCCAGCACCGGCTACTTGAAGGCAGTCAAACTCACCAGCCTGGCCGGGGCCTACTGGCGCGGCAGCGAGGCCAACCCCATGCTGCAGCGTATTTACGGGACGGCTTTCCCTAAGGCTAAAGACCTGGAAGAGTACCTGCACCGCCTGGAAGAGGCCCGCAAAAGGGACCACCGCCGCCTGGGAGCCCAGCTGGGGCTCTTCAGCCTCCACGAGGAAGGGCCCGGCTTCCCGTTCTTCCATCCGAAAGGCATGATCATCCGTAACGAGCTGGAACAATTCTGGCGGGAGGAACACCGGCGTGCCGGTTACCTGGAGATCCGCACCCCGGTTATCCTGAGCCGTTCCCTCTGGGAGCAGTCAGGCCACTGGGAGCACTACCGGGAGAATATGTATTTCACCAAGATCGACGACGTCGACTACGCCATTAAACCCATGAACTGCCCGGGGGCGATCCTGGTCTATAAGAGCGAACAACACAGCTACCGCGACCTCCCCCTGCGCCTGGCCGAGCTGGGCCTGGTCCACCGCCATGAAAAGTCCGGCGTTCTCCACGGCCTGATGCGGGTACGGGCCTTCACCCAGGACGATTCCCACATCTTTATGCTGCCCTCCCAGATTACCGGCGAGATCCAGGGGGTTATCGACCTGGTGGACCGTTTCTACCACCTTTTCGGCTTCAAGTACCACGTCGAGCTTTCCACCCGGCCGGACAACGCCATGGGCTCGGCGGAGATCTGGGAAACGGCTACCAGCGCCCTGCGCCAGGCCCTGGAGGCCCAGGGTATGCCTTACGCCGTCAATGAAGGCGATGGCGCCTTCTATGGCCCCAAGATCGACTTTCACCTGGAGGACTCCCTGGGCCGGACCTGGCAGTGCGGCACCATCCAGCTGGACTTCTTGATGCCGGAGAAGTTCGACCTGAACTATACGGCCGCGGACGGCCAGAAACACCGTCCGGTAATGATCCATCGGGTGGTTTTCGGCAGTATTGAACGCTTTATCGGCATCCTTATTGAACACTACGGCGGGGCCTTTCCGGTCTGGCTGGCGCCGGTCCAGGCGCGGGTGCTGCCCATCACCGACCGTCACAATGAATATGCCTATAAAGTGAAAGATGAACTGGTCCGGGCCGGCATCCGGGCTGAAGTCAACGACCGCAACGACAAAATCGGCTACAAGATCCGCGCCGCCCAGGTGGAGCAGATCCCCTATATGCTGGTCGTGGGGGATAAGGAGGCCGCCAAGGGCACTGTGGCTGTACGGGAGCGCCGCGCCGGGGATACCGGCAGCGAACCGGTAGCGGCCTTTGCCGCCAGGGTGGTCCGGGAGATCCGGGAGCGGCGGTAA
- the rplT gene encoding 50S ribosomal protein L20, producing the protein MARVKRGVTKHQRHKKILKLAKGYFGAKSKLFRPANEQVIKSLAYAYAHRRQRKGDFRKLWIARINAAARMNGLTYSRLVNGLKKAGVEINRKMLAEMAINDQAGFNRLVDMAKEQLGLGA; encoded by the coding sequence ATGGCACGCGTAAAACGGGGTGTAACCAAACACCAGCGCCATAAAAAGATCCTGAAGCTGGCCAAAGGGTACTTTGGCGCCAAATCCAAGCTCTTCCGGCCGGCCAACGAACAGGTGATCAAGTCCCTGGCCTACGCCTACGCCCACCGGCGGCAGCGCAAGGGCGACTTCCGTAAACTCTGGATTGCCCGCATTAACGCCGCCGCCAGGATGAACGGCCTTACTTACAGCCGCCTGGTCAATGGCTTAAAAAAGGCCGGCGTAGAGATCAACCGTAAGATGCTGGCCGAGATGGCCATCAACGACCAGGCCGGTTTTAACCGCCTGGTGGACATGGCCAAGGAGCAGTTGGGGCTGGGAGCCTGA
- the rpmI gene encoding 50S ribosomal protein L35 yields MPKMKTHRGTAKRLKVTASGKVKRFRAYKSHLLASKTPKQKRRLRHATLVDATDRRRVARLLPYEA; encoded by the coding sequence ATGCCCAAGATGAAAACCCACCGGGGTACGGCCAAAAGGCTGAAGGTCACGGCCTCGGGAAAAGTCAAGCGTTTCCGGGCCTATAAGAGCCATTTGCTCGCCAGCAAGACACCCAAACAAAAGCGGCGCCTGCGCCATGCGACCCTGGTTGATGCTACTGACCGGCGGCGGGTTGCCAGGTTGCTGCCGTATGAAGCCTAA
- a CDS encoding TrmH family RNA methyltransferase, with product MELITSAANRYVKLARSLQDRSWRAKKGLYLIEGVHLLEEALQAAASLEVVLHSPRIFNNPRGEKLVAGLQRAGYQCLAVTEELMAGISSTMTPPGIVAIAPRRERSLPDLLAVARPQPTSPLLMIAAGIQDPGNLGTIWRTALGAGATGLILTRGSVDPYNPKVVRAAMGATFRLPVAGGIEPALLARELRGAGLPLVVADVGAPLTLWQADLRPPLALVVGSENHGPGPELLAAATARVGIPLVGPVDSLNAAVAAALLLYEALRQRQGT from the coding sequence ATGGAGCTAATTACATCTGCAGCTAATCGCTACGTGAAGCTGGCCCGCTCCCTGCAGGACCGTTCCTGGCGGGCCAAGAAGGGCCTTTATCTCATCGAGGGCGTCCACCTGCTGGAAGAAGCCCTGCAGGCCGCCGCGTCCTTAGAAGTGGTTTTACATAGTCCCCGCATTTTTAATAACCCCCGGGGCGAAAAACTGGTAGCCGGCCTGCAAAGGGCCGGCTACCAGTGCCTGGCGGTAACGGAGGAGCTCATGGCCGGCATCAGCAGCACCATGACGCCGCCGGGAATTGTGGCCATCGCTCCCAGACGAGAAAGATCCCTACCCGACCTCCTGGCGGTAGCGCGCCCCCAACCAACCTCCCCCTTACTGATGATCGCCGCCGGCATCCAGGACCCGGGGAATCTGGGGACTATCTGGCGCACGGCCCTGGGAGCCGGGGCGACGGGCTTAATTCTAACTCGCGGCTCCGTAGACCCCTATAACCCCAAGGTGGTCCGGGCGGCCATGGGCGCCACTTTCCGGTTGCCGGTGGCCGGTGGCATAGAGCCCGCCCTGCTGGCCCGGGAACTCCGGGGGGCCGGGTTGCCACTGGTAGTCGCTGACGTCGGCGCGCCTTTAACCCTCTGGCAGGCGGACCTGCGCCCGCCCCTGGCCCTGGTAGTGGGCAGCGAGAACCACGGGCCCGGACCGGAACTGCTGGCGGCGGCTACCGCTCGGGTGGGCATCCCCCTGGTAGGTCCGGTTGATTCCCTGAACGCTGCCGTGGCCGCCGCCCTCCTCCTCTATGAAGCCCTGCGCCAGCGGCAGGGGACATAA
- the infC gene encoding translation initiation factor IF-3, with amino-acid sequence MSKDLRVNGEIRTRDVRLVGADGQQLGIMPTREALRLAQEQGMDLVEVAPTARPPVCRIMDFGKYKYEQSKREREARKKQRIINIKEVKLRPNIEEHDFQVKTRNAIRFLEDGDKVKVTIMFRGREIAHADLGLKLCHRVADQVADLASIEKPPKVEGRNMTMILAPKS; translated from the coding sequence ATCAGCAAGGATTTAAGGGTCAATGGAGAAATCCGGACCCGGGATGTGCGCCTGGTTGGTGCCGACGGCCAGCAACTTGGTATCATGCCGACGCGGGAAGCCCTGCGGCTAGCCCAGGAGCAGGGTATGGATCTGGTAGAAGTGGCCCCTACGGCGCGACCGCCGGTTTGCCGTATTATGGATTTTGGCAAGTATAAATACGAGCAGAGCAAACGGGAGCGCGAGGCCAGGAAAAAACAGCGCATAATAAATATTAAAGAGGTCAAACTGCGCCCGAATATCGAGGAACACGACTTCCAGGTCAAAACGCGCAACGCCATTCGTTTTTTGGAGGATGGCGATAAGGTTAAGGTGACCATTATGTTCCGTGGCCGCGAGATTGCCCATGCCGACCTGGGCCTGAAGCTGTGCCATCGGGTGGCTGATCAGGTAGCGGACCTTGCCTCCATTGAAAAACCGCCCAAGGTAGAGGGACGTAATATGACCATGATTCTGGCTCCCAAGTCGTAA
- a CDS encoding potassium channel family protein: MKQFAVIGLGRFGSSVARTLARLGHQVIAIDSDEAKVEAMMNEVTTAIQADARDGEALKAAGVRNVDVAIVAIGENVEANILVTLIVKELGLKCVVAKAINDQHGKVLAKIGADRIVYPERDMGVRVAHTLASGNVLEHIDLSPEFSIVEIVAPARVAGKTLGQLNLRAQHGVSVMAIKRENQILAAPGAGDVVQEGDVLVLVGRNKALERLQES; the protein is encoded by the coding sequence GTGAAACAGTTTGCCGTGATCGGCCTGGGCCGTTTTGGTTCCAGTGTGGCCCGCACCCTGGCCCGCCTGGGACACCAGGTTATCGCCATTGATAGCGATGAGGCTAAGGTCGAGGCCATGATGAACGAAGTAACCACCGCCATCCAGGCCGATGCCCGGGATGGGGAAGCCTTAAAAGCGGCGGGTGTCCGCAACGTCGACGTTGCCATTGTCGCCATTGGGGAAAACGTCGAGGCCAACATCCTGGTAACCCTCATCGTTAAAGAATTGGGCCTCAAGTGCGTGGTAGCCAAGGCCATTAACGACCAGCATGGAAAAGTCCTGGCCAAAATCGGCGCCGACCGGATAGTCTACCCGGAACGGGATATGGGGGTCAGGGTGGCCCACACCCTGGCTTCCGGTAACGTCCTGGAGCATATCGACCTCTCACCGGAATTCAGCATCGTTGAGATTGTCGCCCCCGCCAGGGTGGCCGGCAAGACCCTGGGGCAATTGAACCTGCGCGCCCAGCATGGGGTCAGTGTCATGGCCATCAAACGGGAAAACCAGATCCTGGCCGCCCCCGGCGCCGGCGACGTGGTGCAAGAAGGGGATGTTCTGGTCCTGGTAGGCCGGAATAAGGCCCTGGAGCGGCTGCAGGAGAGCTAA
- a CDS encoding DUF445 domain-containing protein yields the protein MLARWVLIPLIGAFIGWLTNVVAIRMLFRPRRPVKILFWTLQGLIPKRQAEIAANIAGVVDKDLLPWQEVLERLHTPALEDRLTTMVIEVARRRLLERLPSFIPSGLKEAAGRSMEETLRREMPSAIGELVAEIGRMPGVFSLGSVVADKFNKLNLEQVEEVVVEVAGRELRYIEWLGGLLGFLIGLIQALLAGW from the coding sequence ATGCTTGCCAGGTGGGTTTTAATCCCTCTTATCGGAGCCTTTATCGGCTGGCTGACCAATGTGGTCGCCATCAGGATGCTTTTCCGGCCCCGCCGGCCGGTGAAGATATTATTCTGGACCCTACAGGGACTTATTCCTAAACGCCAGGCGGAGATAGCGGCCAATATAGCCGGTGTCGTTGATAAAGACCTGCTGCCTTGGCAAGAAGTGCTGGAACGACTACACACTCCGGCCCTGGAGGACCGCCTGACTACTATGGTGATAGAAGTAGCCCGGCGGCGCCTGCTGGAACGCCTACCCTCCTTTATTCCCTCGGGGTTAAAAGAAGCGGCGGGCAGGTCAATGGAAGAAACCCTGCGGCGGGAGATGCCGTCGGCCATCGGGGAATTAGTGGCGGAGATTGGCCGGATGCCGGGAGTCTTTTCCCTAGGAAGCGTAGTGGCGGATAAGTTTAATAAATTAAACCTGGAACAGGTGGAAGAGGTAGTTGTCGAAGTAGCCGGCCGGGAATTGCGTTATATCGAATGGCTGGGCGGCCTCCTGGGCTTCTTGATCGGCCTGATTCAGGCCCTCCTGGCCGGCTGGTAA
- the pheT gene encoding phenylalanine--tRNA ligase subunit beta, producing MRVPYKWLKQYVDVDLPPEEMARQLTMAGLAVEGIEELTPDFQGVVAGRITAINPHPNSDHLVVCQVDAGPAGRELQLVTGAPNVYEGQVVAVAREGARLPGGRQIKRATFRGVASAGMLCSAQELGLDVALISPEDREGIITLPPDAPPGEDVSQVLGLRDVVLVLELTPNRADCLSIINVAREVAALTGAPLHLPATAPPEEGPEIAGLAAVEIAAPDLCARYVARVVQGVRIGPSPAWLQACLRAAGMRPINNVVDITNFIMLEMGQPLHAFDYDRLEEHRVIARRAQPGEKMTTLDEVDRELDPEMLVIADATRPVAIAGVMGGRETEVTPATASILIESAHFDGASIRHTSRRLGLRSEASTRFERGVNLEGAPAAADRAALLMAQLAGGRVARGRIDRYVKPRRPFTIELRPERVNYLLGTDIAPAAMKELLERLHLEVQVKEPPAADVQAEDLSKAAAQVRVDACHEHKSPASHIPLPTSTLRVAVPAYRGDLTSEIDLVEEIARLYGYNQIPATLPGNISGREKQTPSQLWEEAGREAAAAAGLAEVVTYSFIGPRSLDQLRLPADHPWRRTVAIQNPLREEQSLLRTSLLPGLLEVAARNASRRVLPVAIYEMGRVFIPTAAPLPDEPLRLGGLVMGTTGRGWSWPAGAMDFYYLKGIVENILARLRVADVSWTAADTYPFLHPGRAAVIRAGQTVLGYLGELHPNVLAAADLPERACVFELDWEAAGDLARNNPSYEPLPRFPAVDRDLAVVVPAATPAATVAGVIRAAGGELLQAVTLFDVYQGSPIPAGYKSLAYSLRYQLPGRTLTDAEVNAAQERIQGALKERLGATLRQ from the coding sequence ATGCGCGTTCCCTATAAATGGCTCAAGCAATACGTTGATGTAGACCTGCCGCCGGAGGAGATGGCCAGGCAGCTCACCATGGCCGGCCTGGCGGTGGAAGGCATCGAAGAGTTGACCCCGGACTTCCAGGGCGTGGTAGCCGGCAGGATCACGGCCATCAACCCCCATCCCAACTCCGACCACCTGGTCGTCTGCCAGGTGGACGCCGGCCCGGCCGGCCGGGAGTTGCAATTGGTCACCGGCGCGCCCAACGTCTACGAAGGCCAGGTGGTGGCCGTCGCCCGGGAAGGCGCCCGCCTGCCCGGAGGGCGGCAGATCAAACGGGCCACCTTCCGCGGGGTGGCCTCGGCGGGGATGCTTTGCTCGGCCCAGGAGCTGGGACTGGATGTGGCCCTCATCTCCCCGGAAGACCGGGAAGGCATCATCACCCTGCCCCCGGACGCCCCCCCGGGCGAGGATGTCAGCCAGGTGCTGGGCCTCAGGGATGTAGTCCTGGTGCTGGAACTCACCCCCAACCGGGCCGACTGCCTGAGCATTATTAACGTCGCCCGGGAAGTGGCCGCCCTTACCGGTGCCCCCCTGCACCTGCCGGCGACCGCCCCCCCGGAGGAGGGCCCGGAGATTGCCGGCCTGGCGGCGGTAGAGATCGCCGCCCCGGACCTCTGCGCCCGCTACGTGGCCCGGGTGGTGCAGGGGGTGCGCATCGGCCCCTCCCCGGCCTGGCTCCAGGCCTGCCTGCGGGCCGCCGGCATGCGTCCCATCAATAACGTGGTGGATATCACCAACTTTATCATGCTGGAGATGGGCCAGCCCCTCCACGCTTTTGATTACGACCGCCTGGAGGAGCACCGGGTTATAGCCCGCCGGGCCCAGCCAGGGGAGAAAATGACGACCCTGGACGAGGTGGACCGGGAACTGGACCCGGAGATGCTGGTCATCGCCGACGCCACCCGGCCGGTGGCCATTGCCGGCGTCATGGGCGGCCGGGAGACGGAGGTTACCCCGGCCACCGCCAGCATTCTCATCGAGTCGGCCCACTTCGACGGCGCCTCCATCCGCCATACATCGCGGCGGCTGGGCCTGCGCTCGGAGGCCTCGACCCGCTTCGAGCGGGGCGTCAACCTGGAGGGCGCGCCGGCGGCGGCCGACCGGGCGGCCCTGCTTATGGCCCAACTCGCCGGAGGCCGGGTGGCCCGGGGCCGCATTGACCGCTATGTGAAGCCCCGCCGGCCCTTCACTATTGAGCTGCGGCCGGAAAGGGTAAACTACCTCCTGGGGACGGACATCGCCCCGGCGGCCATGAAGGAACTGTTGGAGCGGTTGCACCTGGAGGTGCAGGTCAAGGAACCACCGGCGGCAGACGTTCAGGCCGAAGACCTATCAAAGGCAGCCGCCCAAGTTAGAGTTGACGCCTGCCACGAACACAAGTCTCCCGCCTCCCACATCCCACTTCCCACTTCTACTTTAAGGGTGGCCGTGCCGGCCTACCGGGGGGATTTAACCTCGGAGATCGACCTGGTGGAGGAGATCGCTCGCTTGTACGGTTATAACCAGATTCCTGCGACCCTGCCGGGCAATATCTCGGGTCGGGAGAAACAGACCCCCTCCCAGCTCTGGGAAGAGGCCGGTAGGGAAGCGGCGGCAGCGGCCGGCCTGGCGGAAGTAGTAACTTACAGCTTTATCGGCCCCCGGTCCTTGGACCAGTTGCGGCTCCCTGCCGACCACCCCTGGCGCCGGACGGTAGCCATCCAGAACCCCCTGCGGGAAGAGCAGAGCCTGCTGCGGACTTCCCTGTTACCAGGCTTGCTGGAGGTGGCCGCCCGCAACGCCAGCCGTCGGGTACTGCCGGTGGCCATCTACGAAATGGGGCGGGTCTTTATACCCACGGCCGCACCCCTGCCCGATGAACCCCTGCGCTTGGGCGGGCTGGTCATGGGGACAACCGGCCGGGGGTGGAGCTGGCCGGCTGGGGCAATGGATTTCTATTACCTGAAAGGCATCGTCGAAAATATCCTGGCTCGCCTGCGAGTGGCGGATGTTTCCTGGACTGCGGCTGACACCTATCCCTTCCTCCATCCCGGCCGGGCGGCAGTCATCCGGGCCGGCCAAACCGTCCTGGGTTACCTGGGCGAGTTGCACCCGAACGTCCTGGCGGCGGCGGACCTGCCAGAACGCGCCTGCGTCTTTGAGCTGGACTGGGAGGCTGCCGGCGACCTGGCCCGGAATAACCCGAGCTACGAACCCCTGCCTCGCTTTCCGGCCGTGGACCGGGACCTGGCGGTGGTGGTACCGGCGGCCACCCCGGCGGCGACGGTGGCCGGTGTAATCAGGGCCGCCGGAGGCGAGCTCCTGCAGGCGGTCACCCTCTTCGATGTCTACCAGGGCTCCCCGATCCCTGCGGGTTACAAGAGCCTGGCTTATTCCCTCCGTTACCAATTGCCCGGCCGGACCCTGACCGACGCCGAGGTCAACGCCGCCCAGGAGCGGATCCAGGGGGCTTTAAAGGAACGCCTGGGGGCTACCCTGCGGCAGTAA
- the pheS gene encoding phenylalanine--tRNA ligase subunit alpha — protein MLAAIEAIRGAALARVAAATTSEELETLRVQYLGKKGELTQVLRGMGKLPPEERPRVGQLANQVREELEKALREAGENLSRREQEQRLRAEAIDVTLPGRPVTGGHRHPLYQVLNEIKAVFIGLGFDVAEGPEVESDYYNFEALNLPKDHPARDMQDSFYITEDVLLRTHTSPVQARVMEARRPQVPIRIIAPGKVYRRDDDATHSPLFHQVEGLLVDRRVTFGDLKGTMMAFLQQIFGAGVGVRFRPSYFPFTEPSAEVDISCVMCGGSGCRVCSHTGWLEILGCGLVHPKVLSMSGYDPEEVSGFAFGLGVERVAMLKYGIDDLRLFYENDLRFLRQF, from the coding sequence ATGTTAGCAGCTATCGAGGCTATCCGCGGGGCGGCCCTGGCCCGGGTGGCGGCCGCCACCACCAGCGAAGAACTGGAAACTCTAAGGGTCCAGTACCTGGGCAAGAAGGGCGAACTGACCCAGGTCTTACGGGGTATGGGCAAGCTCCCTCCCGAAGAGCGGCCCCGGGTGGGGCAACTGGCCAACCAGGTGCGGGAGGAACTGGAAAAGGCCCTGCGGGAGGCCGGTGAAAACCTCTCCCGCCGGGAACAGGAGCAGCGCCTGCGGGCGGAAGCCATTGACGTTACCCTGCCGGGCCGGCCGGTAACCGGCGGCCACAGGCATCCCCTGTACCAGGTATTAAATGAAATCAAGGCCGTCTTTATCGGCCTGGGGTTCGACGTGGCCGAAGGGCCGGAAGTAGAGAGCGACTACTATAACTTTGAAGCCCTGAACCTGCCCAAGGACCACCCGGCCCGGGATATGCAGGATTCCTTTTACATCACCGAAGACGTTCTCCTGCGTACCCATACCTCCCCGGTGCAGGCGCGGGTTATGGAGGCGCGGCGGCCCCAGGTACCCATCCGCATCATCGCGCCGGGCAAGGTCTACCGCCGCGACGACGACGCCACCCACTCGCCCCTCTTCCACCAGGTAGAGGGCCTGCTGGTGGACCGGCGGGTGACCTTCGGCGACCTGAAGGGAACCATGATGGCCTTTTTACAACAGATCTTTGGCGCTGGTGTCGGGGTGCGCTTCCGGCCCAGCTATTTCCCCTTTACCGAACCCAGCGCCGAGGTGGATATCTCCTGCGTCATGTGCGGCGGCAGCGGCTGCCGGGTCTGTTCCCACACCGGCTGGCTGGAGATCCTGGGCTGCGGCCTGGTCCACCCGAAGGTCTTAAGCATGTCCGGCTACGACCCGGAAGAGGTCAGCGGCTTTGCCTTCGGCCTGGGGGTGGAACGGGTGGCCATGCTGAAGTACGGCATCGACGACCTGCGCCTCTTCTATGAAAACGACCTGCGCTTTTTACGGCAGTTTTAG
- a CDS encoding TrkH family potassium uptake protein: MQEWPFRLRPPQVLVLGFAIVIAIGTLLLTLPVASETGQPVSVVDALFTATSATAVTGLNTVDTPTTFSLFGELVILALIQTGGLSFMTLSTLVALLLGKRITIKERLVMQEALNQLTVAGVVRLSRYVLGFTLLAESTGGLLLAARFSRDMPVGQALYFGFFHAVSAFCNAGFSLFSANLVDYRGDLLVNLVITTLIIFGGLGFSVVADIYTKRSWQRLSLHSKIVIRTTLLLLAGGTLLILALEYTNGKSLMPLPVGEKLLASYFQAVTPRTAGFNTLNIGDLRPVTLLFMIVLMFIGASPGSTGGGIKTSTFATIAAAVWSIIKGKMDIEIFGRRLPRGTVLKALAVAAVSMLLVITVTGILLVTEKAELELVLFEVVSAFGTVGLTAGLTPKLTVAGKLLISLTMYIGRVGPLTLAFAIAQRLGRQGIKHYPEEGVIIG, encoded by the coding sequence GTGCAGGAGTGGCCCTTTCGTCTGCGGCCGCCGCAAGTCCTGGTCCTGGGCTTTGCCATCGTCATTGCCATCGGTACCCTCCTTTTAACCCTGCCGGTGGCCAGTGAAACCGGGCAACCGGTAAGCGTAGTCGATGCCCTGTTTACAGCCACCTCGGCCACAGCTGTGACCGGTTTGAATACGGTGGATACGCCCACAACATTTTCTTTATTTGGGGAACTTGTTATCCTGGCCTTGATTCAAACCGGCGGGCTGAGTTTTATGACCCTGTCCACTCTGGTGGCCCTGCTCCTGGGCAAGCGCATCACCATAAAAGAAAGGCTGGTCATGCAGGAAGCCTTAAACCAGCTCACGGTAGCTGGGGTGGTGCGCCTGAGCAGGTACGTCCTGGGGTTTACCCTGCTGGCGGAAAGTACCGGGGGGCTGCTCCTGGCCGCCCGCTTCAGCCGGGATATGCCCGTGGGACAGGCCCTTTATTTCGGCTTTTTCCATGCCGTTTCGGCTTTTTGTAACGCCGGTTTCTCCCTGTTTTCCGCCAACCTGGTTGATTACCGGGGCGACCTGCTGGTCAACCTGGTCATTACTACTTTGATAATCTTCGGCGGCCTGGGTTTCAGTGTCGTCGCCGATATTTATACCAAACGCTCCTGGCAACGCCTGTCATTGCACAGCAAGATTGTCATCCGCACTACGCTTTTATTGCTTGCCGGGGGGACACTTTTGATTTTGGCCCTGGAATACACCAACGGCAAGAGCCTGATGCCCCTGCCCGTAGGGGAAAAGCTCCTGGCCTCCTATTTCCAGGCCGTCACGCCCCGGACGGCCGGATTTAATACCCTCAACATCGGCGATTTAAGGCCGGTGACCCTGCTTTTCATGATCGTCCTTATGTTTATCGGTGCTTCGCCGGGCTCCACCGGCGGTGGCATCAAGACTTCCACCTTTGCCACCATCGCCGCGGCCGTCTGGTCGATTATCAAGGGTAAGATGGATATCGAGATCTTCGGCCGGCGCCTGCCCCGGGGTACGGTCCTGAAAGCCCTGGCGGTAGCAGCAGTATCCATGCTCCTGGTAATTACCGTAACCGGAATTTTGCTAGTTACCGAAAAGGCGGAACTGGAACTCGTCCTCTTTGAAGTAGTTTCGGCCTTTGGTACGGTAGGCCTGACGGCTGGACTCACTCCCAAACTGACGGTTGCCGGCAAATTACTGATTAGCCTGACCATGTACATCGGCAGGGTGGGGCCTTTGACCCTGGCCTTCGCCATTGCCCAGCGCCTGGGTCGCCAGGGAATCAAGCACTACCCTGAGGAGGGTGTAATTATTGGCTAA